In one Streptomyces marincola genomic region, the following are encoded:
- a CDS encoding GntR family transcriptional regulator, with amino-acid sequence MTTGPTGAAPSVAGPDGTDRTRTARVPKYYRLKRHLQQMTETLPPGTPVPPERSLASEFDTSRTTVRQALQELVVEGRLERIQGKGTFVAKPKVSQALQLTSYTEDMRAQGLEPTSQLLEIGYVTADERLSRLLDLPEGGRVLRIERLRLASGEPMAIETTHLSQERFPALRRSLVRYTSLYTALAEVYGVHLARAEETIETSLANPREAGLLGTDVGLPMLMLSRHSRDTSGEPVEWVRSVYRGDRYKFVANLERPHPAAPR; translated from the coding sequence ATGACCACCGGTCCCACGGGCGCCGCGCCCTCCGTCGCCGGACCGGACGGGACCGACCGCACGCGCACGGCGCGCGTGCCCAAGTACTACCGATTGAAGCGCCATCTGCAACAGATGACGGAAACCCTGCCGCCCGGTACTCCGGTGCCACCCGAACGCTCCCTCGCGAGTGAGTTCGACACCTCGCGCACCACGGTAAGGCAGGCGCTCCAGGAATTGGTCGTCGAGGGACGGCTGGAACGCATCCAGGGCAAGGGGACGTTCGTCGCCAAGCCGAAGGTGTCGCAGGCCCTGCAACTGACCTCGTACACCGAGGACATGCGCGCCCAGGGCCTCGAACCCACCTCCCAGCTGCTGGAGATCGGCTACGTCACGGCCGACGAACGGCTCAGCCGCCTGCTCGACCTGCCCGAGGGCGGCCGGGTGCTGCGCATCGAGCGGCTGCGCCTGGCGAGCGGCGAACCGATGGCGATAGAGACCACGCACCTCTCGCAGGAGCGCTTCCCCGCGCTGCGCCGCAGCCTGGTGCGCTACACCTCTCTCTACACGGCGCTCGCGGAGGTCTACGGCGTCCACCTCGCGCGGGCCGAGGAGACCATCGAGACCTCGCTGGCCAACCCGCGCGAGGCCGGGCTGCTCGGCACGGACGTGGGGCTGCCGATGCTGATGCTCTCCCGCCACTCGCGGGACACCTCGGGCGAGCCCGTGGAGTGGGTGCGGTCCGTCTACCGCGGCGACCGCTACAAGTTCGTGGCCAACCTCGAACGCCCGCACCCCGCCGCCCCGCGCTGA